A genome region from Cerasicoccus sp. TK19100 includes the following:
- a CDS encoding DMT family transporter — MVILILGVFCCSTAVIFIKASTTNVLWLSALRLLIASAIIAPLWLRDARQTKMPPGLWRMTFWPALFLGLHMISWLYGARITPAAQSTLIVNLAPLASPFFLFFMVGEKVSRREIAGTLVALVGVLILFGDDLFDTDGPLLGNVVCFGSMLLFCVYLVIARQLREKSTLWTYLGPLYLMAGLICVPPALIWAPLPDVGGWDFKEWAMVLGLAVVPTVFGHSVLNFAMRHLRGQLVTTANTAQCIFAAVMAYCLFGEEPDWAFYVAATFILAGILMNILGKRQAG, encoded by the coding sequence GTGGTCATTTTGATCCTCGGGGTCTTTTGTTGTTCGACGGCGGTGATTTTCATCAAGGCGTCGACGACCAACGTGCTGTGGCTGAGCGCGCTGCGGCTGCTGATCGCCAGCGCCATCATTGCGCCGCTCTGGCTGCGGGATGCGCGGCAGACGAAGATGCCGCCCGGCCTGTGGCGGATGACGTTTTGGCCCGCGCTGTTCCTCGGCCTGCACATGATCAGCTGGCTCTATGGCGCGCGAATCACGCCCGCAGCCCAGTCCACGCTGATCGTGAACCTCGCCCCGCTGGCGAGCCCGTTCTTCCTCTTTTTCATGGTGGGCGAAAAGGTCAGCCGACGCGAAATTGCCGGCACGCTGGTGGCCCTCGTCGGTGTGTTAATCCTCTTTGGTGACGACCTTTTCGACACCGATGGTCCGCTGTTGGGCAACGTGGTGTGCTTCGGCTCGATGCTGTTGTTTTGCGTGTATCTGGTGATCGCGCGGCAGCTGCGGGAAAAGTCGACGCTATGGACCTACCTCGGCCCGCTTTACCTGATGGCGGGTCTGATCTGCGTGCCGCCCGCGCTCATCTGGGCTCCGCTGCCGGACGTAGGGGGCTGGGATTTTAAGGAGTGGGCGATGGTGCTTGGGCTCGCCGTCGTGCCGACGGTGTTTGGGCACTCCGTGCTCAACTTCGCCATGCGCCACTTGCGCGGCCAACTGGTCACTACGGCCAACACCGCCCAGTGCATCTTTGCAGCGGTGATGGCATACTGCCTCTTCGGTGAGGAGCCGGACTGGGCATTCTACGTCGCGGCGACGTTTATCCTGGCCGGCATTTTGATGAATATCCTGGGCAAACGGCAGGCGGGGTAG
- a CDS encoding trypsin-like peptidase domain-containing protein has product MKRSHQLTLAFTITAASAIVAGFAANQLVAESDLPPAKLERDTAPLERNGPRIVSFADVLDDVTPAVVSVHTSHFAELSRQEKMLRRYYGMEDNPTVSGVGSGFIVTPDGYVLTNNHVVAGGRSNVKADEIIVQLDDGREFEAVVVGADPQSDVAVLKLNTADGEALPYLRLGDSSQLRVGDIVFAAGNPLSIGLTVTQGIVSALDRTDLGIYASRNGPGYENFIQTDAAINRGNSGGPLVDAEGRVVGINSAIASTSGGSIGIGFAIPINFASQIMDSLVNDGEVRRGFIGVQLDSLDRQLAQAFGLSSSRGALVVRVTPGLPGEQAGMRHGDVVTAVNGQGVDSVQELIYLISSQAPGTDVALTIFRNQQYLDLDVTLGDRDALLSGPTRPAPKPEPMEIVEPDTLIKGVSVTPITPRDRREHEIPGNVDGLLISGVTDKYAELLSPGMVIESINGQEVANFDEALAALSPDGVNRLYVFHEGGYRYVPLIAPKSKS; this is encoded by the coding sequence ATGAAACGTTCCCACCAACTCACCCTCGCATTCACGATAACAGCGGCGTCGGCGATTGTTGCCGGGTTCGCCGCCAATCAGCTCGTCGCCGAAAGCGATTTGCCGCCCGCGAAGCTGGAGCGCGATACCGCCCCGCTGGAACGCAACGGCCCGCGCATTGTCAGCTTCGCTGACGTGCTGGACGACGTCACACCCGCCGTGGTCAGCGTCCACACCTCGCATTTTGCCGAGCTTAGCCGCCAGGAGAAAATGCTGCGCCGCTATTACGGCATGGAAGACAACCCTACGGTGTCCGGCGTTGGCTCGGGCTTTATCGTCACCCCCGACGGCTATGTATTGACCAATAACCACGTGGTGGCCGGCGGCCGGTCCAACGTCAAGGCCGACGAAATTATTGTGCAGTTGGATGACGGGCGTGAGTTCGAAGCCGTCGTTGTGGGGGCCGACCCGCAGTCCGACGTTGCCGTGCTTAAGCTCAACACCGCCGACGGCGAGGCACTGCCCTACCTGCGCTTGGGGGACAGCTCGCAGCTCCGCGTGGGGGACATCGTGTTTGCCGCGGGCAATCCGCTCAGCATCGGCCTGACCGTTACCCAGGGGATCGTTTCCGCACTCGACCGCACCGACTTGGGCATCTACGCCTCGCGTAACGGCCCGGGCTACGAGAATTTCATTCAGACCGACGCCGCCATCAACCGGGGCAACTCCGGCGGGCCACTGGTCGACGCCGAAGGCCGTGTGGTCGGCATCAACTCCGCCATCGCCAGCACCTCGGGCGGCAGCATCGGCATCGGCTTTGCCATTCCCATTAATTTCGCCTCCCAGATCATGGACAGCCTTGTGAACGACGGGGAAGTCCGCCGCGGCTTCATCGGCGTGCAGTTGGACTCCCTCGACCGCCAGCTCGCGCAGGCCTTCGGGCTGAGCAGCAGCCGTGGCGCGCTGGTCGTCCGCGTAACACCCGGCCTCCCCGGTGAACAAGCCGGCATGCGCCATGGCGACGTGGTCACCGCAGTCAACGGCCAGGGGGTCGACTCCGTGCAGGAGCTGATTTACCTGATCTCCAGCCAGGCACCGGGCACGGATGTCGCGCTGACCATTTTCCGCAACCAGCAGTATCTGGATCTCGATGTCACCCTCGGCGACCGTGACGCGCTGCTCTCCGGCCCCACCCGCCCCGCGCCCAAGCCTGAGCCCATGGAAATTGTCGAGCCGGATACCTTGATCAAGGGCGTCAGCGTGACCCCGATCACGCCGCGCGACCGTCGCGAACACGAGATTCCGGGCAATGTCGACGGCCTGCTGATATCCGGCGTCACCGACAAATATGCCGAGCTGCTCTCGCCCGGCATGGTCATTGAGTCCATCAACGGCCAGGAAGTCGCAAATTTCGACGAGGCCCTCGCCGCGCTTAGCCCGGACGGCGTCAACCGCCTGTATGTCTTCCACGAAGGCGGCTACCGCTACGTGCCCCTCATCGCGCCCAAGTCGAAATCCTAG